One genomic segment of uncultured Desulfobacter sp. includes these proteins:
- a CDS encoding HDOD domain-containing protein: MNHIRNEYIPTSRFRVGKKSPQKFKAILGTCLGLALYDKKRKAGGLIHILLPSPVGNTDFQPDSPGKYASTGIPMLINELTRMGCSTQNLKATIAGGALVGPVSSMDLGLDIGGRSADIARRILKEQGIEILKSETGGFFACTLELDMMTGKTKIAPVWETAIAPDAIAPISGPEAIMATINDLQPIPQTALKIFRMFNQDSYSIDDITQELSQDQVLSARTLQMCNSVLFSGTIKIDTLKDAVMMLGKERLAKSVITTAIESYFKQTGPSGYSLCKGGLFFHAVGAACLAERLAKEAGFTHTLRAYTAGLLHDIGKVVLDQHISDRLPFFFRTLGDEKQSIIQAEEKVLGFNHCRAGVILAKKWDFSDALTEVIRCHHTPKDAKAHSPLVEIVYLADRVMENFFTGFDIDNIDALHLEAIMKKMDLDGASLARCIDDLPLDILIQEPPHGTAST, encoded by the coding sequence ATGAATCATATAAGAAACGAGTACATTCCCACAAGCCGCTTCAGGGTGGGGAAAAAATCACCTCAGAAATTCAAGGCTATTCTTGGGACCTGTTTAGGCCTCGCACTGTATGACAAAAAGCGGAAAGCCGGGGGACTGATCCATATCCTTTTGCCCTCCCCGGTAGGAAATACAGATTTCCAACCGGACTCCCCGGGGAAATATGCATCTACGGGCATTCCGATGCTGATCAACGAACTTACACGCATGGGATGCAGCACACAAAACCTAAAAGCCACCATTGCAGGCGGGGCTCTGGTCGGGCCTGTTTCCAGCATGGACCTGGGCCTGGACATTGGGGGCCGATCTGCAGATATTGCCCGCCGTATACTAAAAGAACAGGGCATTGAAATCCTCAAATCTGAGACCGGCGGTTTTTTCGCCTGCACCCTTGAACTGGACATGATGACCGGTAAAACAAAAATTGCGCCGGTCTGGGAAACAGCCATTGCACCGGATGCCATTGCACCGATTTCGGGTCCAGAAGCCATCATGGCCACTATTAACGATCTCCAACCTATCCCCCAGACCGCACTAAAAATTTTTAGGATGTTCAACCAGGATAGCTACAGTATTGATGATATAACCCAGGAGCTGTCCCAGGACCAAGTATTATCTGCCCGGACATTACAAATGTGCAATTCCGTCCTTTTTTCGGGCACCATAAAAATTGACACACTCAAGGATGCGGTGATGATGCTTGGCAAGGAGAGGCTGGCCAAAAGTGTAATAACGACGGCCATTGAAAGCTATTTCAAACAGACCGGCCCGTCAGGCTATTCCCTATGCAAGGGAGGACTTTTTTTCCATGCCGTGGGCGCGGCTTGCCTTGCAGAAAGGCTGGCAAAGGAGGCCGGTTTCACTCATACCTTGCGGGCATATACGGCAGGTCTGCTGCACGATATCGGCAAGGTAGTTCTGGACCAACATATATCAGACCGTTTACCATTTTTTTTTCGTACCTTGGGGGATGAAAAGCAAAGTATCATCCAAGCCGAAGAAAAAGTGCTGGGCTTCAACCACTGCCGGGCAGGCGTGATCCTGGCGAAAAAATGGGACTTTTCAGATGCCCTGACCGAAGTCATCCGCTGCCACCATACTCCTAAAGACGCCAAAGCCCATTCACCGCTGGTGGAGATTGTCTACCTGGCGGACCGGGTCATGGAAAATTTTTTCACAGGTTTTGATATTGACAACATAGATGCCCTGCACCTGGAAGCCATCATGAAAAAAATGGATCTGGATGGTGCATCCCTGGCCCGGTGCATCGACGATTTACCCTTGGATATACTGATACAGGAACCGCCTCATGGAACAGCCAGTACCTGA
- the selA gene encoding L-seryl-tRNA(Sec) selenium transferase has translation MEQPVPDKHLQLKSLPGVDHILTLAETDDRFTRMPRSLILESVRSAINNTRKQILEDRPVIISDEAILKQAALLAGQKIKNRLNPLINATGVVLHTNLGRALLCQDALDNIMAVSSSYSNLELNLATGKRGIRYAAIEALICELTGAQAAMAVNNNAGAVLLALNTLAQGRQVIVSRGELVEIGGSFRVPDVMIKSGCILKEVGTTNRTHPHDYTTAITEETGLLLKVHTSNYKIEGFTASVSLKELVGIGKSHSIPVMEDLGSGTLIDFSAFGLPSEPPVFERVASGADVVTFSGDKLLGGPQAGIIVGTKHCLDQIKANPLTRALRIDKMTLAGLEATLKLYRDSLVAVKKIPTLRMLTLPYEQISRDADVLFSLVTEAVGNKAELALADMTSRPGGGSYPGLTLPTRCLTIRPKTMSVTALDKKLRAFDPAVMGRIEDDWFIIDPRTLQPGQDKVLANILKKLIN, from the coding sequence ATGGAACAGCCAGTACCTGATAAGCATTTACAATTAAAATCCCTGCCCGGTGTAGATCATATTCTGACCCTTGCCGAAACAGATGATCGATTTACACGGATGCCGCGCAGCCTCATACTCGAATCTGTACGAAGTGCCATTAATAATACCCGCAAACAAATACTTGAAGACAGACCTGTAATAATCAGTGATGAAGCTATACTCAAGCAAGCGGCCCTGCTTGCCGGCCAAAAAATTAAAAACCGGCTGAACCCCTTGATCAACGCTACCGGCGTGGTCCTGCACACCAATCTTGGCAGGGCCTTGCTCTGCCAGGATGCCTTAGATAATATCATGGCGGTCTCGTCCTCGTATTCCAACCTTGAGCTTAATCTTGCAACGGGCAAACGTGGCATCCGCTACGCGGCAATTGAAGCGCTGATCTGCGAATTGACCGGGGCCCAAGCTGCCATGGCCGTAAACAACAATGCCGGCGCCGTTCTGCTGGCCTTAAACACCCTTGCCCAGGGACGCCAGGTCATTGTTTCCAGAGGAGAGCTTGTGGAGATCGGCGGCTCTTTCAGGGTACCAGACGTAATGATAAAAAGCGGGTGTATTTTAAAGGAAGTGGGAACCACCAACCGTACCCACCCCCATGATTACACCACGGCCATTACCGAAGAGACAGGGCTTTTACTCAAGGTACATACCTCCAATTATAAAATTGAGGGATTCACCGCATCGGTTTCGCTCAAGGAATTGGTGGGCATTGGAAAATCCCATAGCATTCCTGTGATGGAGGACTTGGGTTCGGGCACGCTGATTGATTTCAGCGCATTCGGATTGCCTTCCGAACCCCCGGTTTTTGAACGGGTGGCCTCGGGTGCCGACGTGGTCACCTTTAGCGGAGACAAGCTCTTAGGCGGTCCCCAGGCCGGTATTATTGTCGGCACAAAACATTGCCTGGACCAAATCAAGGCCAACCCGCTGACCCGAGCCCTGCGCATTGACAAAATGACCCTGGCCGGTTTGGAAGCAACACTCAAACTTTACCGGGACTCTTTGGTGGCTGTTAAAAAGATCCCCACACTAAGAATGCTGACGTTGCCCTATGAACAGATCAGCCGGGATGCAGACGTTCTGTTCTCACTGGTCACAGAAGCTGTGGGGAACAAGGCGGAACTTGCCTTGGCAGATATGACATCCAGGCCGGGCGGCGGTTCCTATCCCGGACTAACCCTGCCTACCCGGTGCTTGACCATCCGGCCCAAAACCATGTCCGTAACAGCCCTGGACAAAAAGCTACGGGCCTTTGATCCCGCGGTAATGGGACGCATTGAGGACGATTGGTTTATCATTGACCCCAGAACACTTCAACCTGGACAGGACAAGGTCCTTGCCAACATTTTAAAAAAACTGATAAATTAA
- a CDS encoding tetratricopeptide repeat protein: MMLKFIAKEIQFLKTTGDAPDLSPPEVYYSDLLTQPSKEFEIFVRRMADTCASKKTFTTATIQIDPAAPEESIDKANKIFDACFHSVLDEDRGIWECLDPFTAIFVFWDYKTADQGKKLLDLLNEKISQALNAKLLMGTIAFPFHDFPVEEMAGCALKALDHAAFFGPGHIVEFDGLSLNISGDRLFQLNNIDAAIAEYEKGLSIAPADINLLNSLGVAFGVDACLDKAMEFFEKARKINPEEVMVVHNIGLIHRINDTNDSALAYLKKAHGINPNVFEIELLLGHLLFKEKKFDLAMPHLDAAIQLKPKSGTAFRIKGQIFLEKEDAANAATQFNQAVKRNPNDPQALSGYARAMALQKKNLSIALSFAKKSLDLDPKNEQYRQDLKKIQNIQDRIEETNQDRSIKSA, translated from the coding sequence ATGATGCTAAAATTTATTGCAAAAGAGATCCAGTTTTTAAAAACAACCGGGGACGCCCCTGATCTCAGCCCCCCGGAAGTTTACTATTCGGACCTGCTCACACAGCCGTCAAAGGAGTTCGAAATTTTTGTCCGGCGTATGGCCGATACCTGTGCATCCAAAAAAACATTTACTACGGCGACCATACAGATTGATCCGGCAGCGCCGGAAGAATCCATTGATAAAGCAAATAAAATTTTTGATGCCTGCTTTCATTCAGTGCTGGATGAAGACAGGGGGATCTGGGAATGCCTGGACCCGTTCACTGCCATCTTTGTGTTCTGGGACTATAAAACAGCGGACCAGGGTAAAAAACTTCTTGACCTGCTCAATGAAAAAATCTCCCAGGCCCTGAATGCCAAACTGCTCATGGGTACAATTGCATTCCCCTTTCATGATTTCCCGGTTGAAGAGATGGCGGGATGCGCGCTCAAGGCCCTGGACCATGCCGCATTTTTCGGTCCCGGCCATATTGTTGAATTTGACGGTCTGTCCCTGAATATCAGTGGAGACAGGCTGTTCCAACTCAACAATATTGACGCAGCCATCGCTGAATACGAAAAAGGACTTTCCATTGCACCGGCCGATATCAATCTGCTCAACAGCCTGGGCGTGGCCTTTGGGGTGGACGCCTGCCTGGACAAGGCCATGGAATTCTTTGAAAAAGCCCGAAAAATAAATCCCGAAGAGGTGATGGTTGTCCACAACATCGGCCTGATCCACCGGATCAACGATACAAATGATTCCGCTCTGGCCTACCTTAAAAAAGCCCATGGAATCAATCCTAATGTCTTTGAAATTGAATTGCTCTTGGGCCATCTTTTGTTCAAAGAAAAAAAATTTGACCTGGCCATGCCCCACCTGGATGCCGCCATCCAGCTAAAACCCAAATCAGGGACAGCGTTTAGAATTAAAGGTCAAATTTTTCTGGAAAAAGAAGATGCGGCAAATGCCGCAACCCAGTTCAACCAGGCCGTAAAACGCAATCCCAATGATCCCCAGGCGTTGTCCGGCTATGCCCGGGCCATGGCATTACAGAAAAAGAACCTGTCCATTGCGTTAAGCTTTGCCAAAAAAAGCCTGGACCTGGACCCTAAAAATGAACAGTACAGACAGGATCTTAAAAAAATTCAAAATATCCAGGACCGAATTGAAGAAACAAATCAGGACCGTTCCATCAAGTCCGCCTGA
- a CDS encoding D-sedoheptulose 7-phosphate isomerase has product MKKLIRQTVQDAIDTKQKFFATHEALIETCARQMADTFDAGRKLLLFGNGGSAADCQHIAAEFVNRFQMERKPLPAIALTCDTSIITSIGNDYSFDEIFSKQVQALGQKKDMAIGISTSGNSANVIRAATVAKDQGLTLVGFSGAGGTLKEISDMAFCVDSPVTARIQEVHITLGHILCDLTERMLFHD; this is encoded by the coding sequence ATGAAAAAGCTGATTCGGCAGACTGTTCAGGATGCCATTGACACCAAACAAAAATTTTTTGCAACCCATGAGGCTCTCATTGAAACTTGTGCCCGGCAAATGGCAGACACCTTTGATGCAGGCCGCAAACTGCTGCTTTTCGGCAATGGTGGATCTGCGGCAGACTGCCAGCATATTGCTGCAGAATTTGTCAACCGATTTCAGATGGAACGCAAACCATTACCCGCCATTGCACTGACCTGCGACACCTCAATTATCACCAGTATCGGCAACGACTATTCCTTTGACGAAATTTTTTCCAAACAGGTCCAGGCCTTAGGACAAAAAAAGGATATGGCCATTGGTATCTCAACTTCAGGCAACTCCGCCAATGTGATCCGGGCTGCAACCGTGGCAAAGGATCAGGGGCTGACCCTGGTGGGATTTTCCGGGGCCGGGGGAACGCTAAAAGAAATAAGTGATATGGCCTTTTGTGTGGACAGTCCCGTAACAGCCCGTATCCAGGAAGTTCATATCACTCTGGGGCATATTCTTTGTGATCTTACCGAAAGGATGTTGTTCCATGATTAA
- a CDS encoding DMT family transporter — MKFIFLLVLAFAAGMLAPVQAGMNAKIGKALNDPFYAALISFAVGTAGLFVYALTGKVDLSAIRTVSGIHWSLWLAGLLGAFYVTATIVLAPRLGTALTFGLVVAGQLVMALIMDHFGLFGMPVQPVNWLRLTGIVLIVGGTMLIRWF; from the coding sequence ATGAAATTCATATTTTTGTTGGTTCTTGCCTTTGCCGCCGGTATGCTGGCACCAGTGCAGGCCGGGATGAATGCAAAGATCGGAAAAGCATTGAATGATCCCTTTTATGCGGCCCTTATTTCATTTGCCGTGGGGACGGCAGGTCTTTTCGTTTATGCTCTGACAGGCAAGGTGGATCTTTCCGCGATCCGCACTGTTTCCGGTATACACTGGAGTCTATGGCTGGCCGGGCTGTTAGGTGCCTTTTATGTGACCGCGACCATTGTGCTTGCACCACGGCTGGGGACTGCCCTGACCTTTGGTCTGGTGGTGGCGGGTCAACTGGTCATGGCTTTAATCATGGACCATTTTGGTCTGTTTGGCATGCCGGTTCAACCGGTTAACTGGCTCCGTCTTACCGGCATTGTATTGATTGTTGGGGGGACCATGTTAATACGGTGGTTCTAA
- a CDS encoding M20 family metallopeptidase, giving the protein MTTPEELNLSILKAHEQNLLSVVRKIHETPELSGEETRACAWQADLLNAWGFSVETGYKGLSTAFNATAGQKGPHICFMSEYDALPGIGHGCGHNLIAGVALGAGVVLKNLLIHHHSPGRVTVMGTPAEEQRGAKIDLIKAGALKDVDLVLMAHPSDDATAPYTGESGIRQFMVSYTGKTAHAADCPEKGANALDALRLLFNGVDAWRQQLTETSRVHGVIRDGGQAPNIIPDFARAEFYLRDFDLKFLDQMQVRFKNIAKGAALMTDTTLKFSEIPNAYKPGIPNDPLNQIFFSLARSSGMQPKWLKPSRGSSDFGDVTYEVPAMHAYFNITQNNPGAVIHSREFAQAAATDFAFSQMKKTALILAQIAWQFLTEQNFRRKVQAAFPFDK; this is encoded by the coding sequence ATGACCACCCCGGAAGAACTGAACCTATCCATACTCAAAGCTCACGAACAGAATTTGCTGTCCGTGGTGCGAAAAATTCATGAAACACCGGAACTTTCCGGAGAAGAGACCCGGGCATGTGCCTGGCAGGCAGATCTTCTGAACGCCTGGGGATTTTCTGTGGAAACAGGCTATAAGGGCCTTTCCACAGCATTTAATGCGACAGCAGGCCAAAAAGGCCCCCATATCTGCTTTATGTCTGAATACGATGCCCTGCCCGGCATAGGTCACGGCTGCGGTCATAACCTGATTGCCGGCGTGGCACTAGGGGCGGGCGTGGTGCTGAAAAATCTTTTGATCCACCATCATTCACCCGGCAGGGTTACGGTGATGGGCACCCCTGCCGAAGAGCAGCGGGGTGCCAAAATTGATCTGATCAAGGCCGGTGCGCTGAAAGATGTGGACCTGGTGCTCATGGCTCACCCGTCGGACGATGCCACAGCACCTTATACCGGAGAATCCGGAATCAGACAATTCATGGTCTCATATACGGGAAAGACCGCACATGCAGCGGATTGTCCGGAAAAAGGGGCCAACGCCCTGGACGCCCTGCGACTTCTGTTCAATGGTGTGGATGCCTGGCGCCAGCAACTCACTGAGACCAGCCGAGTCCATGGCGTGATCCGGGACGGGGGTCAGGCTCCCAACATTATTCCGGATTTTGCCCGGGCCGAGTTTTATTTACGCGATTTTGATCTTAAATTTCTTGATCAAATGCAAGTCCGGTTTAAAAATATTGCCAAAGGCGCTGCACTTATGACAGATACAACACTGAAGTTTTCAGAGATACCAAACGCTTATAAACCCGGCATCCCAAATGATCCGCTCAACCAGATCTTTTTCTCTCTTGCCCGGAGTTCCGGCATGCAACCCAAATGGCTGAAGCCGTCCAGGGGGTCCTCAGATTTTGGAGATGTAACCTATGAAGTACCTGCCATGCATGCTTATTTTAATATTACCCAAAACAATCCCGGCGCTGTTATTCACTCCAGGGAGTTTGCCCAAGCTGCAGCAACGGACTTTGCATTTTCACAGATGAAAAAAACGGCCCTAATTCTTGCCCAAATTGCCTGGCAGTTCCTGACTGAACAAAATTTCAGACGCAAAGTTCAGGCAGCCTTTCCCTTTGACAAATAA
- a CDS encoding zinc ribbon domain-containing protein, with protein sequence MPIYEYTCKACGKNFETLVMGKDIPTCPACSSEDLARMMSKCGFVSKSTGPGGQIQTTTSAGSSACTGCTSTNCGSCSSNSSSLTIG encoded by the coding sequence ATGCCGATTTATGAATATACCTGCAAAGCCTGTGGTAAAAATTTTGAAACCCTGGTGATGGGCAAAGATATACCTACATGCCCGGCATGCAGCAGCGAAGACCTGGCACGAATGATGTCAAAATGCGGGTTTGTATCCAAATCCACAGGCCCCGGCGGCCAGATTCAAACAACCACATCAGCGGGCAGCTCTGCCTGTACCGGTTGCACCTCAACAAATTGCGGCTCCTGCAGCAGTAACAGCAGCAGCCTAACGATCGGGTAA
- the hemC gene encoding hydroxymethylbilane synthase produces the protein MKSNICIGTRGSALALWQANHVKKCIETAFPDIRVDIKTIKTTGDRITDRPLAMVGGKGLFVKEIEAALLDGGIDLAVHSMKDMPGELPDGLIIGAIPKRANPFDVLISAQGELFKEYPQGAVIGTSSLRRGSQLKHLRPDLEIKSIRGNLDTRIKKLKSGEYAAIVLAAAGLERLGQGSEITEYLTETDMVPAVGQGALCIETRENDPDMEDILSALDHDPTRTCVTGERAFLKEIEGSCHIPVACFGKIRDSRIIFTAVVASEDGESFIKEAIESTPEQVTEKGRELAKLVLDKGGQRILEALNIP, from the coding sequence ATGAAATCAAATATCTGTATTGGCACCCGGGGGAGCGCGTTAGCCCTGTGGCAGGCCAACCATGTAAAAAAGTGCATTGAAACAGCATTCCCGGACATCCGGGTTGATATAAAAACAATCAAAACCACGGGTGACCGCATAACGGACCGTCCCCTTGCCATGGTGGGGGGTAAAGGTCTTTTTGTTAAAGAGATCGAAGCGGCGCTTTTAGACGGCGGTATTGACCTGGCCGTTCACTCCATGAAGGATATGCCGGGTGAACTGCCGGATGGATTGATAATCGGGGCCATACCGAAACGGGCCAATCCCTTTGATGTGCTCATATCTGCCCAGGGAGAGCTTTTCAAAGAGTATCCCCAAGGTGCGGTCATCGGCACGTCCAGCCTTCGCCGGGGCTCCCAGCTCAAACACCTGCGCCCGGATCTTGAAATAAAATCCATCCGAGGAAATCTGGATACCCGGATTAAAAAACTCAAATCCGGTGAATATGCGGCAATTGTTCTGGCGGCTGCCGGACTTGAACGTTTGGGCCAGGGCAGTGAGATCACCGAGTACCTTACCGAAACCGATATGGTGCCGGCTGTTGGCCAGGGCGCGCTTTGTATTGAAACCCGGGAAAATGATCCGGATATGGAAGACATTTTATCCGCCCTTGACCATGACCCCACACGGACCTGCGTTACCGGGGAACGAGCATTTCTCAAAGAGATCGAAGGCAGTTGCCATATTCCTGTGGCCTGTTTCGGCAAAATCCGGGACAGCCGTATAATCTTTACCGCAGTGGTGGCATCGGAAGACGGCGAGTCATTTATTAAAGAAGCTATTGAATCAACCCCTGAACAAGTGACTGAAAAGGGCCGGGAACTGGCAAAACTTGTTCTTGATAAAGGCGGACAACGCATATTGGAGGCACTTAATATCCCATGA
- the cobA gene encoding uroporphyrinogen-III C-methyltransferase, with the protein MTQTRGKVYLIGAGPGDPGLITVKAKECIQAADVVVYDYLASPFLLDYAGKDAEIIYVGKKGGDHTLTQDKINLLLVEKAREGKNVARLKGGDPFVFGRGGEEAQELLSYGISYEVIPGVTSAVAAPAYAGIPVTHRDHTSFVSFITGHERPDKKESRMQWDIFAKSDATLVFLMGVKNLSNIVTKLMEHGKPSDTPVALVRWGTTTRQQTVTGTLATIVDEVEKAGLKSPAIIVVGHVVSLRDELTWFDQKPLFGKKIVITRARAQASGLVAELNRLGAQCIEIPTIKIAPPEDKNPLEAAINHLDQYDWLVLTSVNGVKFFFDTLFEKGKDSRALGHLKFACIGPVTKERLADYGIISDILPETYRAESVVDAFSGLDMTGKKVLLPRAKKARTILPEQLTRMGALVDEVTAYETRLADEGKDLLVDMLKAGDIDAVTFTSSSTVTNFLTLLDGQNAPALLEGVTLASIGPITSDTIREKGLSPDIEADSFTIDGLIEALLKHYENALSGVSKNQRIP; encoded by the coding sequence ATGACACAAACCAGGGGCAAGGTTTATCTGATTGGTGCAGGCCCGGGAGACCCGGGGCTTATCACCGTAAAGGCAAAAGAATGCATTCAAGCTGCGGATGTGGTGGTTTATGATTACCTGGCATCTCCTTTTCTGCTTGATTATGCGGGAAAAGACGCTGAAATTATCTACGTGGGAAAAAAAGGCGGGGACCACACCCTGACCCAGGACAAAATCAACTTGCTGCTGGTAGAAAAGGCCAGGGAAGGCAAAAACGTGGCCCGCCTCAAGGGTGGCGATCCCTTTGTTTTCGGCCGCGGCGGGGAAGAGGCCCAGGAGTTATTGTCCTATGGCATCAGCTATGAGGTGATTCCCGGCGTTACATCTGCCGTGGCAGCCCCGGCATATGCCGGGATCCCGGTGACCCACAGGGACCACACCTCCTTTGTCTCCTTTATTACCGGTCACGAACGGCCCGATAAAAAAGAATCCCGGATGCAGTGGGACATATTTGCCAAGTCCGACGCCACCCTTGTCTTTTTGATGGGGGTCAAAAATCTGTCCAATATCGTAACAAAATTAATGGAACACGGTAAACCGTCGGACACACCTGTAGCCTTGGTCCGTTGGGGCACCACCACCCGCCAGCAGACCGTAACCGGTACCCTTGCCACCATTGTTGATGAGGTTGAAAAAGCAGGGCTGAAATCCCCAGCCATTATTGTGGTGGGACATGTGGTCTCTTTACGGGATGAACTGACATGGTTTGACCAAAAGCCTTTATTCGGGAAAAAAATTGTGATCACCCGGGCCCGGGCCCAGGCATCCGGCCTTGTGGCCGAACTTAACCGCCTTGGTGCCCAGTGCATAGAGATACCCACCATAAAAATCGCACCACCTGAAGATAAAAATCCGCTGGAAGCGGCCATTAATCACCTGGACCAGTATGACTGGCTGGTGCTGACTTCGGTAAACGGTGTAAAATTTTTCTTTGACACCCTTTTTGAAAAGGGAAAGGATTCCCGTGCTCTGGGGCATCTTAAATTTGCCTGCATCGGCCCTGTGACCAAAGAACGCCTGGCAGATTATGGCATTATTTCCGATATTCTACCCGAAACATATCGGGCGGAATCTGTTGTGGATGCGTTTTCAGGCCTTGACATGACCGGTAAAAAGGTATTGCTGCCCCGGGCGAAAAAAGCGCGTACCATCCTGCCCGAACAGCTGACACGCATGGGCGCCCTGGTGGATGAGGTCACCGCATATGAAACCCGGCTTGCAGATGAAGGAAAAGACCTTCTTGTTGATATGCTCAAGGCTGGGGATATCGATGCAGTGACGTTTACTTCATCTTCAACTGTAACCAATTTTTTGACTCTGCTTGACGGACAAAACGCCCCTGCCCTGCTTGAAGGAGTGACCCTTGCCAGCATCGGCCCCATCACCTCGGATACCATCCGGGAAAAAGGACTTTCACCGGATATTGAGGCAGATTCTTTTACCATTGACGGTCTGATTGAAGCACTGCTCAAACATTACGAAAACGCCTTATCCGGTGTTTCAAAGAATCAAAGAATACCATGA
- the moaA gene encoding GTP 3',8-cyclase MoaA: MIVGTRNINYLRISVTDRCNFRCRYCIPAAPFKVIEHNSIARYEEILKIVRIGCDMGITKVRITGGEPFVRKGIFSFLHRLCRIPQLKDISITTNGSRLNRDKIKELMDMGIKRLNFSLDTLVPEKFIQITQRDRFQRVWDSIMAAHDIGMSPIKINTVALKGFNDDEIQAIAGLTWKYPFHVRFIEYMPMGNTDVGENQQILTQDIKNIIVDAHGPLTAVPKGVNDGPAKTYRLNGAPGILGFITPVSSHFCSECNRLRLTSRGTLRPCLLRNNETDILTPLRNGVDNEALKQIMLTALKDKPLDHNLEKRTARDAPLNHMTSIGG, encoded by the coding sequence ATGATTGTCGGAACCAGAAACATCAATTATTTGAGAATCTCCGTTACGGACCGGTGCAATTTCAGGTGCAGATATTGTATACCTGCAGCACCGTTCAAAGTTATTGAGCATAACAGCATTGCCCGGTATGAAGAGATATTAAAAATTGTCCGCATCGGCTGTGACATGGGTATCACCAAAGTCAGGATCACCGGCGGAGAGCCGTTTGTCAGAAAGGGGATATTTTCCTTTCTCCACCGATTATGCCGCATTCCCCAGTTAAAAGATATCTCCATTACCACCAATGGATCCCGCCTGAACCGGGATAAAATAAAAGAGTTAATGGATATGGGCATCAAAAGGCTTAACTTCAGCCTGGATACCCTGGTCCCGGAAAAATTTATCCAGATTACCCAGCGAGACCGGTTCCAAAGGGTATGGGACAGTATCATGGCCGCCCACGATATAGGCATGTCTCCCATAAAAATAAACACCGTGGCTTTGAAAGGCTTCAACGATGATGAAATCCAGGCAATTGCCGGGCTGACCTGGAAATACCCCTTCCATGTCCGGTTCATTGAATACATGCCCATGGGAAACACAGATGTCGGCGAAAACCAGCAAATCCTGACCCAGGACATTAAGAATATTATCGTTGACGCCCATGGGCCTTTGACAGCAGTCCCTAAAGGAGTAAATGACGGTCCCGCAAAAACCTACAGATTAAACGGGGCTCCAGGAATTTTAGGGTTCATCACACCGGTCAGTTCACATTTCTGTAGTGAATGTAACAGGTTGCGCCTAACTTCCCGGGGAACCCTCCGGCCCTGCCTGCTGAGAAACAATGAAACCGATATTCTCACCCCCCTACGAAACGGCGTCGATAACGAGGCGTTGAAACAAATTATGCTAACAGCCTTGAAGGATAAGCCATTAGACCATAACTTAGAAAAAAGAACTGCCCGGGATGCACCTTTGAATCATATGACATCCATTGGTGGGTAA